In the Hordeum vulgare subsp. vulgare chromosome 7H, MorexV3_pseudomolecules_assembly, whole genome shotgun sequence genome, one interval contains:
- the LOC123408541 gene encoding macrophage migration inhibitory factor homolog, whose protein sequence is MPQLSLSTNVPVDAVVAADILRDCSRALARIIGKPESYVTVSIDGSVPTSFAGSEEPAAYGEIMSIGGLGPGVNGKLSAALADILEAKLSISPSRFYVKFDDVQGYNVGFNGTTF, encoded by the exons ATGCCGCAGCTGAGCCTGAGCACCAACGTGCCGGTGGACGCCGTCGTAGCCGCCGACATCCTCAGGGATTGCTCCAGGGCGCTCGCCAGGATCATCGGCAAGCCAGAATCC TACGTGACGGTGTCGATCGACGGGTCGGTGCCGACGTCGTTCGCCGGGAGCGAGGAGCCCGCGGCGTACGGGGAGATCATGTCCATCGGCGGCCTCGGCCCCGGCGTCAACGGCAAGCTCAGCGCCGCCCTCGCCGACATCCTCGAGGCCAAGCTCTCCATCAGCCCCAGCAGGTTCTACGTCAAGTTCGACGATGTCCAG GGGTACAATGTGGGCTTCAACGGAACCACGTTCTAA
- the LOC123409644 gene encoding probable carboxylesterase 15, with translation MAFLADPTAQPYVVEDCRGVLQLLSDGTIVRSTALPFPICNAEYNDHDGVEWKDAVYDTGLGLGLRMYKPTTNAGEEGNKLPVLVYFHGGGFCIGSCTWPNFHAGCLRLAAELPAVVLSFDYRLAPEHHLPAAHEDAAAALLWLRNELASDPWLADAADPRKVFVSGESAGGNIAHHLAFRFGKAGLDPMRIEGYILLMPAFCSEQPTQSELDSTATAFLTRETCDRYCRLFLPAGANKDHPLMNPLGPDSPSLETMDAGRVLVVAAEGDLLRDKNVEYAERLRAARGKENDDVELVVFAGEEHAFFGVKPTSAATGELVRIIRRFMATEAAC, from the coding sequence ATGGCGTTCTTAGCGGATCCGACCGCACAGCCCTACGTCGTCGAGGATTGCCGCGGGGTGCTGCAGCTTCTCAGCGACGGTACAATCGTGCGCTCTACGGCCTTGCCCTTCCCTATCTGCAACGCCGAATATAACGACCACGACGGCGTCGAGTGGAAGGACGCCGTGTACGACACCGGCCTCGGCCTCGGCCTTCGTATGTACAAGCCGACGACGAATGCCGGTGAGGAGGGCAACAAGCTCCCCGTGCTCGTCTACTTCCACGGCGGGGGCTTCTGCAttggctcctgcacgtggcccaaCTTCCACGCCGGCTGCCTCCGCCTCGCCGCCGAGCTCCCCGCCGTTGTGCTCTCCTTCGACTACCGCCTCGCCCCTGAACACCACCTCCCCGCTGCCCACGAGGACGCCGCCGCGGCCCTCCTCTGGCTACGCAACGAGCTCGCTTCGGACCCGTGgctcgccgacgcggccgacccaCGCAAGGTGTTCGTCTCTGGCGAGTCTGCCGGTGGCAACATCGCGCACCACCTTGCCTTCCGTTTCGGCAAGGCAGGGCTGGACCCGATGAGGATCGAGGGGTACATCCTGCTCATGCCGGCATTCTGCTCGGAGCAGCCGACGCAGTCCGAGCTTGACTCAACGGCGACGGCGTTCCTGACTAGGGAAACCTGCGACAGGTACTGCCGCCTCTTCCTGCCCGCCGGAGCGAACAAGGACCACCCGCTGATGAACCCGCTCGGGCCGGACAGCCCAAGCCTTGAGACGATGGACGCCGGCCGCGTGCTCGTCGTGGCCGCGGAGGGCGACCTGCTGAGGGACAAGAACGTGGAGTACGCGGAGCGGCTGAGGGCGGCGCGGGGCAAGGAGAACGATGACGTCGAGCTCGTCGTGTTCGCCGGCGAGGAGCACGCGTTCTTCGGGGTGAAGCCCACGTCAGCGGCCACCGGCGAGCTCGTCCGGATCATCAGGCGGTTCATGGCCACGGAAGCAGCCTGCTGA